Genomic DNA from Leptospira venezuelensis:
CAGGAGCAAGGATCATTTCTAAAAACGAGAACTCGGCCGCATGGAAAGTCCTAAAAGAAAATGCGGATCCTGAATCTGTAACATTTGCTAATAGAATTTTAGAAAAACGCTGGTGTTGGGAAGTTCTTGGTTATTCGGAGAAGTGATCAACTAAAATAGGACCTCGCAGCAATCTTTTCAAATTTTCGGATCTTCACCCGAAAAATCAAATCCTGACGATTTTATACAATTTTTCCCCCAAGTTTACGGTTAGAATTTTTCATTACTGGAGAATGAAATGTTGAACAACCGTAAGAAAGTATATGATTTCCCTCATAAAGCAATCCGTTATGGAATTTCAAAATTAGTGCAAGAAGCAGGCAGGACAGATTATTCGGATTCAAAAGATGTTCTCTCACTTTTCGAATTAGGAAAAGAAGTTTTTCGCATGTTGGAGATCCACGCTCGCGACGAAGAAGCAGTGAGCTTAAAATATTTAGAAGAAAAAGATTCGCAGGCTTCTCTAAGAGACAAAAAAGAACATAAATATCTGGAAGAAAAAATAGAAGAACTAAAATCTCTTTTAGATAGGATCAAAGAAGAAACTGAGCAGTCCCAGATTCTTTCCGAAGAATTTTATACAAAACTAATTCGTTTTCAAACGGATTATTTCTCTCATATGACAAGAGAGGAAGAGGAAACCCAAGTTAGATTACATGTATACTTTTCAGATGTAGAATTGGAGGACCACCAAAAAGAGATCATGAGTTCTTTAGGTGGAGATGAGCTTAAAATTTGGGCCAAGTTTTTGATCCCGAACGTTCCGACCCGGATCAAAAATAGATTCGAAGAAATGTTAAAAACCTTCTCTTAAACTACGGTATTGGTTTGTTATAAACGATTTAACTCACTTGATTTTTGGACCGACTTCTTATAAAATCTCTTTATGAA
This window encodes:
- a CDS encoding hemerythrin domain-containing protein gives rise to the protein MLNNRKKVYDFPHKAIRYGISKLVQEAGRTDYSDSKDVLSLFELGKEVFRMLEIHARDEEAVSLKYLEEKDSQASLRDKKEHKYLEEKIEELKSLLDRIKEETEQSQILSEEFYTKLIRFQTDYFSHMTREEEETQVRLHVYFSDVELEDHQKEIMSSLGGDELKIWAKFLIPNVPTRIKNRFEEMLKTFS